A portion of the Rhodopseudomonas sp. BAL398 genome contains these proteins:
- a CDS encoding ABC transporter substrate-binding protein: MRTTIATVVLAVMMAGAAPFSTSAAEKKYGPGVTDTEIKIGQTMPYSGPASAYGTVGRLESAYFEMINSQGGVNGRKIKLISLDDSYSPPKTVEQTRRLVEQDEVLAVVGQLGTLTASAAQKYLNIKKVPQILITSGAAKWDNPKAFPYSTYLYAPYHLEGQVFAKYLLKNKPDAKLGVFSQNDDAGRDYVRGLKDGLGDKAAAMIVKEMTYETTESLIDSQIVTLKASGADTLFIMTTPKFGAQAVRKIAELGWKPLTYLSAVSSSIKTVLEPAGLDNSKGLITALAVKRPEDPRWENAKDVQDYKAFLEKWYPSGNLTDSSNISGYMAAYVAVKILERCGDELTRDNVLKQATNLTELSAPLLLPGITITTTPTRYTPFSQMQIARFDGTTWVPEGELISATDK, from the coding sequence ATGCGGACGACAATCGCAACTGTTGTGCTGGCCGTGATGATGGCCGGCGCCGCCCCGTTCTCGACCTCGGCCGCCGAGAAGAAATACGGCCCGGGCGTCACCGATACCGAGATCAAGATCGGGCAGACGATGCCCTACAGCGGCCCGGCGTCCGCCTACGGCACCGTCGGCCGGCTGGAGAGCGCCTATTTCGAGATGATCAATTCGCAAGGTGGGGTGAACGGCCGCAAGATCAAGCTGATCAGCCTCGACGATTCCTACAGCCCGCCGAAGACGGTGGAGCAGACCCGCCGCCTGGTGGAGCAGGACGAGGTGCTGGCGGTGGTCGGTCAGCTCGGGACTTTGACCGCCTCGGCGGCGCAGAAATATCTCAACATCAAGAAGGTGCCGCAGATCCTGATCACCTCGGGCGCCGCCAAATGGGACAACCCGAAGGCGTTCCCCTATTCGACCTATCTGTATGCGCCCTACCACCTGGAGGGGCAGGTGTTCGCCAAGTATCTGCTGAAGAACAAGCCTGACGCCAAGCTCGGCGTGTTCTCGCAGAACGACGATGCCGGCCGGGACTATGTCCGCGGCCTGAAGGACGGCCTCGGCGACAAGGCCGCCGCGATGATCGTCAAGGAAATGACTTACGAGACCACCGAATCGCTGATCGATTCGCAGATCGTGACGCTGAAGGCCAGCGGCGCCGATACGCTGTTCATCATGACCACGCCGAAATTCGGCGCGCAGGCGGTCCGCAAGATCGCCGAACTGGGCTGGAAGCCACTGACCTATCTGTCGGCGGTGTCGTCGTCGATCAAGACAGTCCTGGAGCCCGCGGGGCTCGACAATTCCAAGGGCCTGATCACCGCGCTCGCCGTGAAGCGGCCGGAAGACCCGCGCTGGGAGAACGCCAAGGACGTCCAGGATTACAAGGCGTTCTTGGAGAAATGGTATCCGTCCGGCAATCTGACCGACAGCAGCAACATCTCCGGCTACATGGCGGCCTATGTGGCGGTGAAGATTCTGGAGCGCTGCGGCGACGAGCTGACGCGGGATAATGTGCTGAAGCAGGCGACCAACCTGACCGAGCTGTCGGCACCGCTGCTGCTGCCCGGCATCACCATCACCACGACGCCGACCCGCTACACGCCGTTCAGCCAGATGCAGATTGCGCGCTTCGACGGCACCACCTGGGTGCCCGAAGGAGAACTGATCAGCGCCACCGACAAGTAA
- a CDS encoding SDR family NAD(P)-dependent oxidoreductase → MSTTKSLDGKVIVVTGAGRGIGREIALLAAAEGAKVVVNDPGVAADGSGTDATPADEVVEEIKRRGGTAIANFETVAEAVPASKIIKMAVDTYGKLDGVVNNAGILRDAIFHRMSIDAFEQVIKVHLMGSFYTSHAAARLFREQESGTFVHFTSTSGLIGNFGQANYAAAKLGIVGLSKSIALDMQRFNVRSNCVSPFAWSRLIGTIPTETEDEKARVARMQQMGPEKIAPLSVFLLSDAAKDVTGQIFAVRMNEIFLMGQSRPLRSIHRDGGWTCQTIAEHGMPALKSSFYKLDRSADIFNWDAI, encoded by the coding sequence ATGTCCACCACCAAATCACTCGACGGCAAAGTCATCGTCGTCACCGGCGCCGGGCGCGGCATCGGCCGCGAGATCGCGCTGCTGGCCGCCGCCGAAGGCGCCAAGGTCGTCGTCAACGATCCCGGCGTCGCCGCCGACGGCTCCGGCACTGACGCGACGCCTGCCGACGAGGTGGTCGAGGAGATCAAGAGGCGCGGCGGTACCGCGATCGCCAATTTCGAGACCGTCGCCGAAGCCGTTCCGGCCAGCAAGATCATCAAGATGGCGGTCGACACCTATGGCAAGCTCGACGGCGTGGTGAACAATGCCGGCATCCTGCGCGACGCGATCTTTCACCGCATGAGCATCGACGCCTTCGAGCAGGTCATCAAGGTGCATCTGATGGGCTCGTTCTACACCTCGCACGCCGCGGCGCGGCTATTCCGCGAGCAGGAGAGCGGCACCTTCGTGCACTTCACCTCGACCTCGGGCCTGATCGGCAATTTCGGCCAGGCCAACTACGCCGCCGCCAAGCTCGGCATCGTCGGCCTGTCGAAATCGATCGCGCTCGACATGCAGCGCTTCAACGTCCGCTCCAATTGCGTCTCCCCCTTCGCCTGGAGCCGGCTGATCGGCACCATCCCCACCGAGACGGAGGATGAGAAGGCACGCGTGGCGCGGATGCAGCAGATGGGCCCGGAGAAGATCGCGCCGCTGTCGGTGTTCCTGCTCAGCGATGCCGCCAAGGATGTCACCGGGCAGATCTTCGCGGTGCGGATGAACGAGATCTTCCTGATGGGCCAGTCGCGCCCGCTGCGCTCGATCCACCGCGACGGCGGCTGGACCTGCCAGACTATCGCCGAACACGGCATGCCGGCGCTGAAATCGTCGTTCTACAAGCTCGACCGCTCGGCCGACATCTTCAACTGGGATGCGATCTGA
- a CDS encoding MaoC/PaaZ C-terminal domain-containing protein — protein sequence MAIDPDALRQWPIAEIEHSYTTRDTMLYALGLGYGADPLDEGQLQFVYEGRLQTLPSMAVVLGYPGFWVSDPATGVDWKKVLHGEQAIELFKPLPTAATVIGRSRVTGLFDKGKDKGAVLVSERDVVDKSTGELLCRLTSTTMMRGDGGFGGPSGPLPAPHPLPDRAPDQSVGIATLPQAALIYRLSGDYNPLHADPAVARVGGFDRPILHGLCTFGVVCRALLAAVCGNDPSKLRKMQVRFSAPVFPGETIVTEIWTEPGGVVSFRARVAERDLVVINNGRAEVTA from the coding sequence ATGGCTATCGACCCGGACGCGTTGCGGCAATGGCCGATCGCCGAAATCGAACACAGCTACACGACGCGCGACACCATGCTGTATGCGCTCGGCCTCGGCTACGGCGCCGATCCGCTCGACGAGGGCCAGTTGCAATTCGTCTATGAGGGCCGGCTGCAGACCCTGCCGTCGATGGCCGTGGTGCTGGGCTATCCGGGGTTCTGGGTCAGCGATCCCGCCACCGGCGTCGACTGGAAGAAGGTATTGCATGGCGAGCAGGCGATCGAACTGTTCAAGCCGCTGCCGACCGCCGCGACCGTCATCGGCCGTTCGCGCGTTACCGGCCTGTTCGATAAGGGCAAGGACAAGGGCGCGGTGCTGGTCTCGGAGCGCGACGTGGTCGATAAATCGACCGGCGAACTGCTGTGCCGCCTGACCTCGACCACGATGATGCGCGGCGATGGCGGCTTCGGTGGTCCGTCAGGTCCGTTGCCGGCGCCGCACCCATTGCCCGATCGCGCCCCCGACCAGAGCGTCGGCATCGCGACGCTGCCGCAGGCAGCGCTGATCTACCGATTGTCGGGTGACTACAATCCGCTGCATGCCGATCCGGCGGTGGCGCGCGTCGGCGGGTTCGACCGCCCGATCCTGCACGGGCTGTGCACCTTCGGCGTCGTCTGCCGGGCGCTGCTGGCCGCCGTCTGCGGGAACGACCCGTCGAAACTGCGCAAGATGCAGGTTCGCTTCAGCGCGCCGGTCTTTCCGGGCGAGACGATCGTGACCGAGATCTGGACCGAGCCCGGCGGCGTGGTGTCGTTTCGCGCTAGGGTGGCCGAGCGCGATCTCGTCGTCATCAACAATGGCAGGGCCGAGGTGACAGCCTGA
- a CDS encoding IclR family transcriptional regulator: protein MMDDDKRRRAGPGQRPAAAKKPAEAPRAAKQVGRSSPVAPDERTKKKSARLQQQRAARRPRAAQQGDIAEDSGGRLFVTALARGLDVLSAFRAGDGALGNLELARRTELPKPTISRITHTLTQLGYLSYNSRLGTYELGGRTLTLGYAALANLDIRRVARPIMQQLAETHNLHIALAMRDKLMMLNIETCEGHGLVGLRLAPGTRVPMAITAIGKAYLAAISEAERGRVLDAIRRQYGDDWPMIMRSVETSIREVAQRGFCVSMGEWRKDINAVGATVASPGGETIYALSCGGPAYLVSQEQLEGDYGPALAAAARAISASLGSPTS, encoded by the coding sequence ATGATGGACGACGACAAGCGACGCAGGGCCGGCCCGGGACAGCGCCCCGCGGCGGCCAAGAAGCCCGCGGAGGCGCCCCGCGCCGCCAAGCAGGTCGGCCGGAGCTCCCCCGTCGCACCCGACGAGCGGACCAAGAAGAAGAGCGCGCGGCTGCAGCAACAGCGTGCCGCGCGCCGCCCCCGCGCGGCGCAACAGGGCGACATCGCCGAGGATAGCGGCGGCCGGCTGTTCGTCACCGCGCTGGCGCGTGGCCTCGACGTGCTGAGCGCATTCCGCGCCGGCGACGGCGCGCTGGGCAATCTTGAGCTCGCCCGGCGCACCGAATTGCCGAAGCCGACGATCTCCCGCATCACCCACACGCTGACGCAGCTCGGCTATCTGTCCTACAATAGCCGGCTCGGCACCTATGAGCTCGGCGGGCGCACGCTGACGCTAGGCTATGCGGCACTCGCCAATCTCGACATCCGGCGGGTGGCGCGACCGATCATGCAGCAGCTTGCCGAGACCCACAATCTGCACATCGCGCTCGCCATGCGCGACAAGTTGATGATGCTGAATATCGAGACCTGCGAGGGCCACGGCCTGGTCGGATTGCGCCTTGCGCCGGGCACGCGGGTGCCGATGGCCATCACGGCGATCGGCAAGGCCTATCTGGCGGCCATTTCCGAGGCCGAGCGCGGCCGTGTCCTGGATGCGATCCGCCGGCAATATGGCGACGACTGGCCGATGATCATGCGGTCGGTCGAAACCTCGATCCGCGAGGTGGCGCAGCGCGGCTTCTGCGTGTCGATGGGCGAATGGCGCAAGGACATCAACGCGGTCGGCGCCACGGTCGCGTCGCCCGGCGGCGAGACCATCTATGCGCTGAGCTGCGGCGGCCCGGCCTATCTGGTGTCGCAGGAGCAGCTCGAAGGCGACTACGGCCCGGCGCTGGCCGCCGCCGCGAGGGCGATCAGCGCGTCGCTGGGCAGCCCGACCAGCTGA
- a CDS encoding long-chain-fatty-acid--CoA ligase → MNLTMGLRKAVAHGGDAEALVCGDVRLDYRSFVDRVARLGAALSDLGMGEGDRVAMLAANGQHYIEFYFGVLWGGGVIVPINSRFALPEMIEQIRDAGPVVLIVDGNFAEIGAQLAAAAPSVKAVLRAGPGPIFANAHDYDAVLGATPPGADALRGGEDLACIFYTGGTTGRSKGVMLSHRNVWANAAVTAGRLGFDETMVSLHAGPLFHLGAGARVFTTALLGGKHVVIPRFTPIDVLDAIARDKITVATFVPTMLAMMLELPDLDSYDLSSLRMITYGASPMPEAVLTECMRRFPSVRFAQSYGMTELSPVASILGPEDHLPEAPSRRLRSAGRPLWSAEIKIVDAMDLELPTGEVGEVAVRGPMVMQGYWNRPELTAEALRGGWMHTGDSGYFEPDGYLYIADRIKDMIISGGENVYSTEVENAVSVHPDVLQCAVIGIPDPRWGEAVHAVVVRRAGAALTAEDVIAQCRGLIAGYKCPRSVEIRDEALPLSSVNKINKAALRAPFWDGKARQVN, encoded by the coding sequence ATGAACCTGACGATGGGCCTTCGAAAGGCGGTCGCGCATGGCGGCGACGCCGAGGCGCTGGTGTGCGGCGATGTCCGGCTCGACTATCGCAGCTTTGTCGATCGGGTGGCGCGCCTTGGCGCGGCGCTGAGCGACCTCGGCATGGGCGAGGGCGATCGGGTCGCGATGCTGGCGGCCAATGGCCAGCACTATATCGAATTCTATTTCGGCGTGTTGTGGGGCGGCGGCGTCATCGTCCCGATCAATTCGCGGTTTGCACTGCCTGAAATGATCGAGCAGATCCGCGACGCCGGCCCCGTGGTCCTGATCGTCGACGGAAATTTTGCCGAGATCGGTGCGCAGCTCGCCGCCGCCGCGCCATCGGTCAAGGCCGTGCTGCGCGCCGGGCCCGGCCCGATCTTCGCTAACGCGCACGACTACGACGCCGTGCTTGGCGCTACACCTCCTGGCGCGGACGCGCTGCGCGGCGGTGAGGATCTCGCCTGCATTTTCTATACGGGCGGCACCACCGGCCGCTCCAAGGGCGTGATGCTCAGCCATCGCAACGTCTGGGCGAATGCCGCTGTCACAGCCGGGCGGCTCGGCTTCGACGAGACCATGGTCAGCCTGCACGCCGGGCCGTTATTCCATCTGGGCGCCGGCGCGCGCGTGTTCACGACGGCCTTGCTGGGCGGCAAGCACGTGGTCATCCCGCGGTTCACGCCGATCGATGTGCTCGATGCCATCGCCCGCGACAAGATCACGGTGGCGACCTTCGTCCCGACCATGCTGGCGATGATGCTCGAATTGCCCGATCTCGATTCCTACGATCTTTCGAGCTTGCGGATGATCACCTATGGGGCCTCGCCGATGCCCGAAGCGGTGCTGACCGAATGCATGCGGCGGTTTCCGTCGGTGCGCTTTGCGCAGTCCTACGGCATGACGGAGCTATCGCCGGTGGCCTCGATTCTCGGGCCGGAGGATCATCTGCCCGAGGCGCCGAGCCGGCGTCTGCGATCGGCCGGCCGGCCGTTATGGTCCGCCGAGATCAAGATCGTCGACGCAATGGATCTCGAACTACCCACCGGCGAGGTCGGCGAGGTCGCGGTGCGCGGGCCGATGGTGATGCAGGGCTATTGGAACAGGCCGGAACTCACCGCCGAGGCGCTGCGCGGCGGCTGGATGCACACCGGCGACTCGGGCTATTTCGAGCCGGACGGCTATCTCTACATCGCCGACCGGATCAAGGACATGATCATCTCGGGCGGCGAGAACGTCTACTCGACCGAGGTCGAGAACGCGGTTAGCGTGCATCCCGATGTGCTGCAATGCGCGGTGATCGGCATTCCCGACCCGCGCTGGGGCGAAGCCGTTCACGCCGTGGTGGTGCGGCGCGCCGGCGCGGCGCTGACCGCCGAGGACGTCATTGCGCAATGCCGCGGCCTGATCGCCGGCTACAAATGTCCGCGCAGCGTCGAGATCCGCGACGAGGCGCTGCCGCTGTCGAGCGTCAACAAGATCAACAAGGCGGCCTTGCGCGCGCCGTTCTGGGACGGCAAGGCCAGGCAGGTCAATTAG
- a CDS encoding enoyl-CoA hydratase/isomerase family protein gives MGPKESGADAVLIERHDDVALIRLNRPRSRNALDSDIKAGLESAIPALMDDSAVRCLVITGTDDAFCAGGDIRNMSDRNATAVRARMLRSYTWSQRILTGEKPVVAAVNGASAGAGFSLALLCDIAIVADTAYFRAAFPGLGAVPDLGLALTLPRAIGSARAKDILLTNRRIEAAEAVAIGIAKRMVPAAELTADAMQLAKELAAGPATSFGLTKMLLNSAFGPINDFFAQEAMAQAVAFGSPEFAEGVSAFRDKRKPDFRSNGQT, from the coding sequence ATGGGTCCCAAGGAAAGCGGTGCCGACGCCGTCTTGATCGAGCGCCATGACGACGTTGCGCTGATCCGGCTGAACCGGCCGCGCAGCCGCAACGCGCTCGACAGCGACATCAAGGCCGGACTTGAATCGGCGATTCCCGCGCTGATGGATGACAGCGCCGTGCGCTGCCTGGTGATCACCGGCACGGACGACGCTTTCTGCGCCGGCGGTGACATCAGGAACATGAGTGATCGTAACGCCACGGCGGTGCGGGCCCGGATGCTGCGCAGCTACACCTGGTCGCAGCGCATCCTGACCGGCGAGAAGCCGGTCGTGGCCGCGGTCAACGGCGCATCGGCGGGGGCCGGATTCTCGCTGGCGCTGCTGTGCGACATCGCCATCGTCGCCGACACCGCCTATTTCCGGGCGGCCTTTCCCGGCCTCGGTGCCGTGCCGGATCTCGGGCTCGCGCTGACCCTGCCGCGCGCCATCGGCAGCGCCCGCGCCAAGGACATTCTCCTCACCAATCGCCGCATCGAAGCCGCCGAGGCCGTCGCCATCGGCATCGCCAAGCGCATGGTGCCCGCCGCCGAACTGACTGCCGATGCGATGCAACTGGCCAAAGAACTCGCCGCCGGGCCGGCGACCTCGTTCGGCCTGACCAAGATGCTGCTGAACAGCGCCTTCGGCCCCATCAACGATTTCTTTGCCCAAGAAGCCATGGCCCAGGCGGTTGCCTTCGGCAGTCCCGAATTCGCCGAAGGCGTCAGCGCGTTTCGGGACAAGCGCAAGCCCGATTTCAGGTCCAACGGCCAGACCTGA
- a CDS encoding NAD-dependent succinate-semialdehyde dehydrogenase: protein MAYATINPYSGETLKSFDDATDAEVREAIGNAHNAFLAWKETGFAERARILQKAADILRQNSDAYAKLLTLEMGKLFSEAQAEVELSAKIFEYYVRNAETLLKPQTLPVLDPAEGNAIVVHEPLGVLLAIEPWNFPYYQIARILAPQLSAGNTVLLKHASNVPQSAAAFQDLMKQAGLPDGAFRNLYATRAQIELIINDERVQGVALTGSEAAGAVVAAQAGKALKKSTLELGGADPFVVLADADLEKTTKWAVFGRHWNGGQVCVSSKRMIIVDEVYDDFLSRYRKGVAGLVAGDPFDPKTTLAPLSSQGAADEVKDKIREAVKLGAKAEEVGPPVPNQGAFVQPTILTDLAQDNPARYWEFFGPVSMLFRAKDEDDAVRIANDSPFGLGGSVFTGDPAHGAEVAKLISTGMVFVNHPTKVEADLPFGGVRRSGYGRELIGLGLKEFVNHKLIDVVDIDAPF, encoded by the coding sequence ATGGCCTATGCCACAATCAATCCCTATAGCGGCGAAACGCTCAAATCCTTCGATGACGCCACCGACGCGGAAGTCCGCGAGGCGATCGGCAACGCGCATAATGCCTTCCTGGCCTGGAAGGAGACAGGCTTCGCCGAACGGGCCCGCATCCTGCAAAAGGCCGCCGATATCCTGCGCCAGAACAGCGACGCCTATGCCAAGCTGCTGACGCTCGAAATGGGCAAGCTGTTCTCCGAGGCACAGGCCGAGGTCGAGCTGTCGGCCAAGATCTTCGAATATTATGTCCGCAACGCCGAGACGCTGCTCAAGCCGCAGACGCTGCCGGTGCTCGATCCGGCCGAAGGCAATGCGATCGTCGTGCACGAGCCGCTCGGCGTGTTGCTCGCCATCGAGCCCTGGAATTTCCCCTATTATCAAATCGCCCGCATCCTCGCGCCGCAGCTCTCGGCCGGCAACACGGTGCTGCTGAAGCATGCCTCGAACGTGCCGCAGAGTGCGGCCGCCTTCCAGGACCTGATGAAGCAGGCCGGGCTGCCCGACGGCGCGTTCCGGAATCTCTATGCCACGCGCGCGCAGATCGAACTGATCATCAACGACGAGCGCGTGCAGGGCGTCGCCCTCACCGGCTCGGAAGCGGCCGGCGCGGTGGTCGCCGCGCAGGCCGGCAAGGCGTTGAAGAAGTCCACCCTGGAGCTCGGCGGCGCGGACCCCTTCGTGGTGTTGGCTGATGCCGATCTGGAGAAGACAACCAAATGGGCGGTGTTCGGGCGGCATTGGAACGGCGGTCAGGTCTGCGTCTCGTCCAAGCGCATGATCATCGTCGATGAGGTCTATGACGATTTCCTGAGCCGCTACCGCAAGGGCGTCGCCGGTCTCGTCGCCGGTGATCCGTTCGACCCGAAGACGACGCTGGCGCCGCTGTCGTCGCAAGGCGCCGCCGACGAGGTGAAGGACAAGATCCGCGAGGCCGTGAAGCTCGGCGCCAAGGCCGAGGAAGTCGGCCCGCCGGTCCCCAATCAGGGCGCTTTCGTCCAGCCGACGATCCTGACCGATCTCGCCCAGGACAATCCCGCCCGTTATTGGGAATTCTTCGGGCCGGTCTCGATGCTGTTCCGCGCCAAGGACGAGGACGACGCCGTTCGCATCGCCAATGATTCACCGTTCGGTCTCGGAGGCTCGGTGTTCACCGGCGATCCCGCACACGGCGCTGAAGTGGCGAAGCTGATCTCGACCGGCATGGTCTTCGTCAACCACCCGACCAAGGTCGAGGCGGACCTGCCGTTCGGCGGCGTGCGCCGGTCAGGCTACGGCCGCGAACTGATCGGGCTTGGGCTGAAGGAATTCGTCAACCATAAGCTGATCGATGTGGTCGATATCGACGCGCCCTTCTAA
- a CDS encoding site-2 protease family protein has product MASDLSNMMLVISVWALPLVIAVTFHEAAHGYVARLCGDNTAWMLGRVTFNPLKHIDPFGTILLPLILLFLHSPFLFGYAKPVPVNFRALRNPRRDMVLVAAAGPAINLVLAAVAALSFHLVGYVPGEAGQWLAKNLVNALLINVLLAIFNLIPIPPLDGGRIAVGILPRALARPLQNLEPYGMLVLLGLIFILPLAGLDGTTQLISQSSHYVVQAILALTGNA; this is encoded by the coding sequence ATGGCTAGCGATCTGTCCAATATGATGCTGGTGATTTCGGTATGGGCGCTTCCGCTCGTCATCGCGGTCACCTTTCACGAAGCCGCGCATGGCTATGTGGCCAGGCTGTGCGGCGACAACACCGCCTGGATGCTCGGCCGCGTCACCTTCAATCCGCTCAAACATATCGATCCGTTCGGCACCATCCTGCTGCCGCTGATCCTGTTGTTTCTGCACTCGCCGTTTCTGTTTGGCTACGCCAAGCCGGTGCCGGTGAATTTCCGCGCGCTGCGCAATCCCCGTCGCGACATGGTGCTGGTCGCCGCCGCCGGCCCCGCGATCAATCTGGTACTGGCCGCGGTCGCCGCGCTGTCCTTTCATTTGGTCGGCTATGTGCCGGGCGAGGCCGGGCAATGGCTGGCGAAAAATCTGGTCAATGCCCTGCTGATCAACGTGTTGTTGGCGATCTTCAATCTGATTCCGATTCCGCCGCTCGATGGCGGTCGCATCGCCGTCGGCATCCTGCCGCGCGCACTGGCGCGGCCGCTGCAGAACCTCGAACCCTACGGCATGCTGGTGCTGCTCGGATTGATCTTCATCCTGCCGCTCGCCGGCCTCGACGGCACCACTCAATTGATCTCCCAATCCAGCCATTATGTGGTCCAGGCCATCCTGGCTCTGACCGGCAACGCCTGA
- the petA gene encoding ubiquinol-cytochrome c reductase iron-sulfur subunit, whose translation MQSSTDSLPATDSSDHQEPTRRDFLFIATGAFAAVGAVAAIFPFVSQMEPDAATLAAGAPIDYDLSHLEPGQQIVVRWRNRPIFITNRTPQSIKTLQDPKLIARLSDPNSSERQQPDYADNWHRSLKPEYGVMVGICTHLGCIPNFEPLPSDMQASDNWLGGYFCPCHGSKYDLAGRVYSGVPAPYNLPVPPYHFVNATTIRIGANPPNSQFDFSSIKAL comes from the coding sequence ATGCAAAGCTCGACCGATTCCTTGCCCGCGACGGACTCATCCGATCACCAAGAGCCGACGCGGCGCGATTTCCTCTTTATCGCAACTGGCGCCTTTGCGGCGGTCGGCGCGGTGGCAGCGATCTTCCCTTTCGTGTCGCAAATGGAGCCCGACGCCGCCACCCTCGCCGCCGGCGCCCCGATCGATTACGATCTCAGTCACCTCGAGCCTGGGCAGCAGATCGTGGTGCGCTGGCGCAACCGGCCGATCTTCATCACCAACCGGACTCCGCAGAGCATCAAGACGCTGCAGGACCCCAAGCTGATCGCCCGCCTGTCCGATCCGAATTCGAGCGAGCGGCAGCAGCCGGACTATGCCGACAATTGGCATCGCTCGCTGAAGCCCGAATATGGCGTGATGGTCGGGATCTGCACCCATCTGGGCTGCATTCCGAATTTCGAGCCGCTGCCGAGCGACATGCAGGCATCGGACAATTGGCTGGGCGGCTATTTCTGCCCGTGCCACGGCTCGAAATACGACCTTGCCGGCCGGGTCTATTCCGGCGTGCCGGCGCCTTACAATCTGCCGGTGCCGCCCTATCACTTCGTCAACGCGACCACGATCCGGATCGGCGCCAATCCACCGAACAGCCAGTTCGATTTCTCGTCGATTAAGGCGCTGTGA
- the moaA gene encoding GTP 3',8-cyclase MoaA, translating to MIGHAPSTDPLGRIAPEPRRIEPPPALAPLVDPFDRAVSYLRVSLTDRCNLRCHYCMAEDMTFLPKAEVLTLEEIDRLCATFIALGTRKLRLTGGEPLVRSGVMDLVRALGRHLKSGALDELTLTTNGTLLGKYAGELAAAGVRRINVSLDTLDAAKFRTVTRFGDLSKVLHGIQAASDAGLEIKINAVAMKGINDDEFDRLVSWCGERGHDLTFIEIMPLGGIERTDQYIPMSQVRAALEARWTLQPSSHRSGGPARYMTVKETGQRVGFITPLTHNFCESCNRVRITCTGQLCMCLGHDDAVDLRAPLRRSPDDGQLIDSIREAIRHKPKGHDFSIVRPGAVRRFINVTGG from the coding sequence ATGATCGGCCACGCCCCCTCAACCGATCCGCTGGGGCGGATCGCCCCAGAGCCGCGGCGGATCGAGCCGCCGCCCGCTTTGGCTCCGTTGGTCGATCCGTTCGACCGGGCTGTGTCCTATCTGCGGGTGTCGCTGACCGATCGCTGCAATCTGCGTTGCCATTACTGCATGGCGGAGGACATGACCTTCCTGCCCAAGGCCGAAGTGCTGACGCTGGAAGAGATCGACCGGCTGTGCGCCACCTTCATCGCGCTCGGCACCCGCAAGCTGCGGCTGACCGGCGGCGAACCGCTGGTGCGCTCCGGCGTGATGGACCTGGTCCGCGCGCTGGGCCGCCATCTGAAATCCGGCGCGCTCGACGAATTGACGCTGACCACCAATGGCACGCTGCTGGGCAAATATGCCGGCGAGCTGGCGGCCGCCGGCGTGCGGCGCATCAACGTCTCGCTCGATACGCTCGACGCCGCGAAATTCCGCACGGTGACGCGGTTCGGTGACCTGTCGAAAGTGCTGCACGGCATCCAGGCGGCGTCCGATGCCGGGCTCGAGATCAAGATCAACGCGGTGGCGATGAAGGGGATCAATGACGACGAGTTCGATCGCCTGGTGAGCTGGTGCGGCGAGCGCGGTCACGACCTCACCTTCATCGAGATCATGCCGCTCGGGGGAATCGAGCGCACCGATCAATACATTCCGATGAGCCAGGTCCGCGCCGCGCTGGAAGCGCGCTGGACGCTGCAGCCAAGTTCGCACCGCAGCGGCGGCCCGGCGCGCTACATGACCGTGAAGGAGACCGGTCAGCGGGTCGGCTTCATCACCCCGCTGACCCATAATTTCTGCGAAAGCTGCAACCGGGTCCGCATCACCTGCACCGGCCAGCTTTGCATGTGCCTGGGCCATGACGACGCCGTCGATCTGCGCGCGCCGTTGCGCCGCAGCCCCGACGATGGGCAATTGATCGACAGCATTCGCGAAGCCATTCGCCACAAGCCGAAAGGCCACGATTTCTCGATCGTGCGCCCCGGCGCGGTGCGCCGCTTCATCAATGTGACCGGCGGCTAA